From the Thalassomonas actiniarum genome, the window GTGTATTTTTGGGGTAAAGACTGATTGGCATATACCGTGGTAGTCATTAATGTGGCTGCAGCGATGACTGCACTTAATGTTGTTGGTTTTGTATATTTCATTTTGATTCCTATAAGAAAACCATAATCATAAAATGATGAGACAGACCAAACTGCAATGTGGATTGTGATTAGCCATGCAAGTAATCTGTTTTGAATATTGTTCTTTCCTAAAAATATGCAAAGAGATTGCATTAAAGGTTGTATTCATCATGAAAAGTGAAGCAACACTCTTAATGATTAAGATAGTAGAGCAGGTATGAACCAAAAGATTGAATAAAAGCGACAATATATAATTTCAGTTTCTTCATTTGATTCAATAGTACGTATAAACGCCAGGAACATTTTCTTATCAATTGGCTTTTCCTCTTGCTACTTTTAATCAATTGCTAGTTTATCGCCCTTGTTTAAATCGTTTGATTTCATTTCCGACAATCCCTGCTGCGCCAGATACATTCACTTAACAAACCTGGTTAATACTTGTCGTTTTAATTCAATATTTACAACCACCAATTACATTAAACTTGTTGCCATTGAAACCTAGTTCGCGGTCTATCTTTGCGTAAACCGGCGTATTTTGTTTAGTTGAAATAATAGGAATTCCGGCGATGTTAAACATCCAGAAAATATCGAATTTAAAAGAAATTAATGGGCTAAAGCAGCAATACTTTGCTCAATCGACCGCCCCGCTTGATGGTATGTGGCACTTTGGCTTTGCGCCTATGTCGGCGCATTTTGGCTTTTATGAAAATGAAAAGCTGGTTGGTTATTGCTGTATTAATAGCGAAGGTTACTTATTGCAGTTTTATCTCGCACCAACAGCTAATATAGAAATTAAAGAATTATTTACCTTAATAATTCAAGGTAACAGTTCGGCTATAGGAGAAATTAAAGGTGCTTTTGTCAGTACTGCCGAACCTCAATATTTATCCTTATGTTTAGATACTTCACCTTCTTTTAAAGTAAATGCTTTGATGTATGAACAAAATAAATCGATTGTCTTTACACCGCATGAGCGCATAGAGATGACATTAGCACAACAGGAGCAACTTGATGAATTCGTTGAATTTGCAATAGCAGCAATAGGTGCACCAAAAGAATGGTTAACTAGCTATTATGGAAATTTAATTAAGCGAAAAGAGCTGTGGGGATATTGGCAAAACGATAAGATGGTTGCAACAGGCGAGTGCCGCCTCTTTGATGAATTTCAATGCGGCTATGCCGATTTAGGCATGATAGTGGCTCAGTCAGAGCGAGGGAAAGGGT encodes:
- a CDS encoding GNAT family N-acetyltransferase translates to MLNIQKISNLKEINGLKQQYFAQSTAPLDGMWHFGFAPMSAHFGFYENEKLVGYCCINSEGYLLQFYLAPTANIEIKELFTLIIQGNSSAIGEIKGAFVSTAEPQYLSLCLDTSPSFKVNALMYEQNKSIVFTPHERIEMTLAQQEQLDEFVEFAIAAIGAPKEWLTSYYGNLIKRKELWGYWQNDKMVATGECRLFDEFQCGYADLGMIVAQSERGKGFATSILSFLSEHAESKGLKAICSTESGNIAAQKP